In Streptomyces sp. NBC_00433, a single genomic region encodes these proteins:
- a CDS encoding phosphopantetheine-binding protein, giving the protein MTDPVTTIMGLLSAGHIDRRTAQELVAAVGSGAAPREEPPGEIAIIGVAAQLPGARTYEAFWDVLMSGADMVEPAPESRRALCRPLAPEPGTAGFLTAAWLDDIDRFDAGFFGVTPADARVMDPQQRRFLQVAYHCLEDAGWAGRVRGTRTGVYASAAEGDYPGGLAELTPSAVPGVIASFAASRLSFLLDLKGPAFVSSATCASSLLVVHEACLGLRAGDCETALVGGVNLFPLPVDSGNRPMDAAGITSQDHRSRPFDDHGAGIGRGEGAVAVLLKPLERALRDGDRVHAVIRGSAVNNDGASAMMTAPDPKAHTELLLQAWQRAGVDAGSLSYLEAHGTGTALGDPIEIRGITDAVRRRTDRRQFIAVGSVKGNIGHLVDGVAGLSGLVKAMLVLRHGVVPPTVNLREPNRHIDFLDSPVFVPTGPWDLRGDAGGGEPLLAGVNCFGFNGTNVHVVLEEGPRREPEPGAPAPRPGGRPWVFPVSARSRTSLRALLTAHGTGGRDAHPRDLAFSLWAGREHHPHRVAVLAHDRAEFTETCRRLGETDGAEWLLLPDVRVSDGGPGAGDTAEGALANAFVAGEEEVRWRDLFDGGTPPRLVDLPLYPFDEQSFWLGDGHPGPPRPGGDTLTELLALVGHALGYQDVAAADSFIGLGGSSLSALQIQAELLRERDWHVDVADLLGAEDFAALAALIDAAPTAAEEAPPPGRPVRTAATA; this is encoded by the coding sequence ATGACCGACCCCGTGACCACGATCATGGGCCTGCTCTCCGCCGGGCACATCGACCGCCGCACCGCCCAGGAACTGGTGGCGGCGGTCGGATCCGGCGCCGCGCCGCGCGAGGAGCCCCCGGGGGAGATCGCGATCATCGGGGTCGCGGCCCAGTTGCCCGGCGCCCGCACCTACGAGGCGTTCTGGGACGTGCTGATGTCGGGGGCCGACATGGTGGAGCCTGCCCCCGAGAGCCGGCGCGCGCTGTGCCGGCCGCTCGCCCCCGAGCCCGGCACTGCCGGCTTCCTCACCGCCGCCTGGCTGGACGACATCGACCGCTTCGACGCCGGGTTCTTCGGGGTCACCCCCGCCGACGCCCGCGTCATGGATCCGCAGCAGCGGCGTTTCCTCCAGGTCGCCTACCACTGCCTTGAGGACGCCGGCTGGGCAGGGCGCGTCCGCGGCACCCGCACCGGCGTCTACGCCTCCGCCGCGGAGGGCGACTACCCCGGCGGCCTGGCCGAGCTGACACCCTCGGCCGTGCCCGGGGTGATCGCGTCCTTCGCCGCCTCGCGCCTGTCCTTCCTGCTGGATCTGAAGGGTCCGGCGTTCGTCTCCAGCGCGACCTGCGCGTCGTCCCTCCTGGTGGTGCACGAGGCATGCCTGGGCCTGCGGGCCGGCGACTGCGAGACGGCCCTGGTCGGCGGCGTCAACCTCTTCCCGCTGCCGGTCGACTCCGGCAACCGCCCGATGGACGCGGCCGGCATCACCTCGCAGGACCACCGCAGCAGGCCGTTCGACGACCACGGCGCCGGGATCGGCCGCGGCGAGGGCGCGGTGGCCGTCCTGCTGAAGCCGCTGGAGCGCGCGCTGCGCGACGGCGACCGGGTGCACGCGGTGATCCGCGGCTCGGCGGTCAACAACGACGGCGCGTCGGCCATGATGACCGCGCCGGACCCCAAGGCGCACACCGAACTGCTGCTCCAGGCATGGCAGCGAGCGGGTGTGGACGCCGGATCGCTGTCCTACCTCGAAGCGCACGGGACGGGGACCGCGCTGGGCGATCCGATCGAGATACGAGGCATCACGGACGCGGTGCGGCGGCGCACCGACCGGCGCCAGTTCATCGCCGTCGGCTCGGTCAAGGGCAACATCGGGCACCTGGTCGACGGCGTGGCGGGCCTGTCCGGCCTGGTGAAGGCCATGCTCGTGCTGCGGCACGGCGTGGTGCCCCCGACGGTGAACCTGCGGGAGCCCAACCGGCACATCGACTTCCTGGACTCGCCGGTCTTCGTGCCCACCGGGCCGTGGGACCTGCGCGGCGATGCCGGCGGCGGTGAACCGCTGCTCGCGGGTGTCAACTGCTTCGGCTTCAACGGCACCAACGTGCACGTGGTGCTGGAGGAAGGACCCCGCCGGGAGCCCGAGCCCGGCGCCCCGGCGCCGCGCCCCGGAGGCCGTCCCTGGGTCTTCCCCGTCTCGGCGCGTTCCCGCACCTCGCTGCGCGCGCTGCTCACCGCGCACGGCACCGGCGGCCGGGACGCGCACCCCCGCGACCTCGCCTTCAGCCTGTGGGCCGGGCGCGAGCACCACCCCCACCGGGTGGCCGTCCTCGCCCACGACCGTGCGGAGTTCACCGAGACCTGCCGGCGGCTGGGGGAGACGGACGGCGCCGAGTGGCTGCTGCTGCCCGACGTGCGCGTATCGGACGGTGGGCCGGGCGCCGGCGACACCGCGGAAGGAGCCCTGGCGAACGCCTTCGTGGCGGGTGAGGAGGAGGTCCGCTGGCGCGACCTCTTCGACGGCGGCACCCCGCCCCGCCTGGTCGACCTGCCGCTGTACCCCTTCGACGAGCAGTCGTTCTGGCTCGGCGACGGGCACCCGGGCCCGCCGCGACCGGGCGGCGACACCCTGACCGAGCTGCTCGCGCTGGTCGGCCATGCCCTGGGGTACCAGGACGTGGCCGCGGCCGACTCCTTCATCGGCCTGGGAGGCTCCTCCCTGTCGGCCCTGCAGATCCAGGCGGAGCTGCTGCGCGAGCGCGACTGGCATGTCGACGTGGCCGACCTGCTCGGCGCCGAGGACTTCGCGGCGCTCGCCGCCCTCATCGACGCCGCGCCCACCGCCGCCGAGGAGGCGCCACCGCCCGGCCGCCCGGTCCGCACGGCGGCGACCGCGTGA
- a CDS encoding alpha/beta fold hydrolase: protein MSPKVRIDQRYGCIATGSASDAMMRVLFFPHAGGSAISLLPLASELPDGAESLLFDLPGRGLRDAEPRRSTFDEARRALAEQVEPLVDRPAIFFGHSLGGLLCDALVRNLPADRREMVTRVIVSSAPSPRRAVAMAAAPPWPPPRRPAADLLAHLTGYGGTPAAVFEAPDLLESVVEAFGDDMMIMDSYRLDPALPPPAADYELWSGREDASTAPEEPQEWAGVLARPPHERVFPGGHFYLTDRTEARAVLRAAVDTQLRQLTSPYDQEALT, encoded by the coding sequence ATGAGTCCGAAGGTACGGATCGACCAGCGGTACGGCTGCATCGCCACCGGGTCCGCGAGTGACGCCATGATGCGGGTCCTCTTCTTCCCCCACGCCGGCGGTTCCGCGATCTCGCTGCTCCCGCTCGCCTCGGAACTGCCCGACGGCGCCGAGTCGTTGCTGTTCGACCTGCCGGGCCGCGGGCTCCGCGACGCCGAACCGAGGCGGTCGACCTTCGACGAGGCGCGGCGCGCCCTCGCGGAGCAGGTGGAACCGCTGGTGGACCGCCCCGCGATCTTCTTCGGGCACAGCCTGGGCGGACTGCTGTGCGACGCGCTGGTCCGGAACCTGCCGGCCGACCGCCGCGAGATGGTCACGAGGGTGATCGTGTCCAGCGCCCCGTCACCGCGGCGGGCCGTCGCGATGGCCGCCGCTCCGCCCTGGCCGCCGCCGCGGCGGCCGGCAGCGGACCTGCTGGCGCACCTGACCGGCTACGGCGGCACACCGGCGGCCGTCTTCGAGGCCCCGGACCTGCTGGAGAGCGTGGTCGAGGCGTTCGGCGACGACATGATGATCATGGATTCCTACCGCCTCGACCCGGCGCTGCCGCCCCCGGCGGCGGACTACGAACTGTGGAGCGGGCGGGAGGACGCCTCCACGGCGCCCGAGGAACCGCAGGAGTGGGCCGGCGTGCTGGCCCGCCCGCCGCACGAACGGGTCTTCCCCGGCGGGCACTTCTACCTGACCGACCGCACCGAGGCCCGTGCCGTCCTGCGCGCCGCGGTGGACACCCAGCTCCGGCAGCTCACCTCCCCGTACGACCAGGAGGCACTGACATGA
- a CDS encoding ISAzo13 family transposase yields MLADLLARLMPHLDERQRRLVGGAVARLIGHGGIREVARATGLAESTVARGARELEAGLVADGRVRAAGGGRKRLRDTDPGLVQALLALVEPVRREDPGSALRWTTKSTRRLAAELTGQGHRVGADTVAALLKAEGFSLRAASRTAEGAGHSDREAQFRHINTYVSRYLDAGDPVISVEAGKREVSGDRFAEPVPAARGCPGRQQWDEGRPHPGLPPGAAGGSRPAAASGGPHGIGADPRRVAVACDPDTAAFAVSALHRWWAVEGRPHYPDARRLLIATDAGGSSNPWAAPWKEGLAEFSRSSGLEVTVCQLPPGTFKWDSIDHRFRSRTDVTWRGHPPACHEVVIGRVGVTGTADADPAPPSAATASGHLAAGPPSAPPDWHGVWNYTLTPEHPGP; encoded by the coding sequence GTGCTCGCGGACCTCCTCGCGAGGCTGATGCCGCACCTGGACGAGCGGCAGCGGCGGCTGGTCGGCGGGGCGGTGGCGCGTCTGATCGGCCACGGCGGAATCCGCGAGGTCGCACGGGCCACAGGTCTGGCGGAGTCGACGGTGGCCCGCGGGGCGCGGGAGCTCGAAGCGGGCCTGGTGGCGGACGGCCGGGTCCGGGCGGCGGGCGGCGGGCGCAAGCGGCTTCGGGACACCGACCCGGGACTGGTGCAGGCGCTGCTGGCGCTGGTGGAACCGGTCCGGCGCGAGGATCCGGGGTCGGCCCTGCGCTGGACGACGAAGTCGACCCGACGGCTCGCCGCCGAACTCACCGGCCAGGGGCACCGGGTGGGAGCCGACACGGTGGCCGCGCTGCTGAAGGCGGAGGGCTTCTCCCTGCGGGCGGCATCACGAACCGCGGAGGGCGCCGGCCACTCCGACAGGGAAGCGCAGTTCCGCCACATCAACACGTACGTCTCCCGCTATCTGGACGCCGGGGACCCGGTGATCAGCGTGGAGGCAGGCAAGAGGGAAGTATCCGGCGACAGGTTCGCCGAGCCCGTCCCCGCCGCCCGCGGGTGCCCTGGCCGGCAGCAGTGGGACGAGGGCCGTCCTCATCCCGGCCTCCCCCCGGGCGCGGCCGGGGGGAGCAGGCCGGCAGCCGCCTCCGGCGGACCGCACGGCATCGGCGCGGACCCCCGCCGGGTGGCGGTCGCCTGCGACCCGGACACCGCCGCCTTCGCGGTGTCCGCCCTGCACCGCTGGTGGGCGGTCGAGGGACGGCCGCACTACCCGGACGCCCGGCGCCTGCTGATCGCCACCGACGCCGGCGGCTCCTCGAACCCGTGGGCGGCGCCCTGGAAAGAGGGTCTCGCCGAGTTCTCCCGCAGCTCCGGCCTGGAGGTCACGGTCTGCCAGCTGCCCCCCGGCACCTTCAAGTGGGACTCGATCGACCACCGGTTCCGCTCCCGGACCGACGTCACGTGGCGCGGACACCCCCCGGCCTGCCATGAGGTCGTGATCGGCCGCGTCGGCGTGACCGGCACCGCGGACGCGGACCCCGCCCCTCCCTCCGCCGCCACCGCCTCCGGCCACCTCGCCGCGGGCCCCCCGTCGGCCCCGCCCGACTGGCACGGCGTCTGGAACTACACCCTCACCCCCGAACACCCCGGGCCCTGA
- a CDS encoding ParB/RepB/Spo0J family partition protein — MSQHEDSAVGGDQSSDYLLRIRDRGFQEQPVEQVAVDLLTVPHTPRLAGEDPEYVQQLADCAAQLPPIIVHRATMAVVDGAHRLRAARIRDRRHIAVRFFDGDEQDAALLSVAINVAQGRPLSPADRVAAAERVFRSRPQWSDRAVAAVVGLSATKVAQIRGEVVEGDDEARFRVGRDGRARPMNAAQGRELASRLIRTNPHASLRQIARKAGIAPATVADVRNRMRRGEDPLPPRQRVLVAEKEPAPVARQPDEPAHERPVAAPVPGSRTAEHPVLLDEPPVDASSAALKKIVNTLCRDPSLRLSKSGRRLLRLFEVGGLVADNRGWLIAHAPSHCMEMIALLADGYAESWRLLAEDLRREKTTLGL; from the coding sequence GTGAGCCAGCACGAGGACTCCGCTGTGGGCGGGGACCAGAGTTCGGACTACCTGTTGCGGATCCGCGACCGGGGATTCCAGGAGCAGCCCGTGGAGCAGGTCGCCGTCGACCTGTTGACGGTGCCTCACACGCCGCGCCTGGCCGGCGAGGATCCGGAGTACGTACAGCAGCTCGCCGATTGCGCGGCGCAGTTGCCGCCGATCATCGTGCACCGGGCGACCATGGCGGTGGTCGACGGCGCCCACCGGCTGCGCGCCGCCAGGATCAGGGACCGCCGGCACATCGCGGTCCGGTTCTTCGACGGGGACGAGCAGGACGCCGCGCTGCTCTCGGTGGCGATCAACGTGGCCCAGGGGCGGCCGTTATCCCCCGCGGACCGGGTCGCCGCCGCCGAGCGGGTCTTCCGGTCGCGCCCGCAGTGGTCGGACCGCGCGGTCGCCGCTGTGGTGGGGCTGTCGGCGACGAAGGTGGCGCAGATCCGGGGCGAAGTGGTGGAGGGCGACGACGAGGCCCGCTTCCGCGTCGGCCGCGACGGACGCGCCCGCCCGATGAACGCGGCCCAGGGCCGGGAGCTGGCCAGCCGGCTGATCAGGACGAACCCGCACGCGTCGCTGCGGCAGATCGCCAGGAAGGCCGGAATCGCCCCGGCCACCGTCGCCGACGTGCGCAACCGGATGAGGCGCGGGGAGGATCCGCTTCCGCCCCGGCAGCGTGTCCTGGTCGCGGAGAAGGAGCCGGCGCCCGTGGCGCGGCAGCCCGACGAGCCGGCGCACGAGCGACCGGTGGCCGCCCCGGTGCCGGGGAGCCGTACGGCGGAGCACCCTGTCCTCCTGGACGAGCCGCCGGTCGACGCGTCCTCCGCCGCGCTGAAGAAGATCGTCAACACGTTGTGCCGCGATCCTTCGCTGCGGCTCAGCAAGTCGGGCCGCAGGTTACTGCGGCTGTTCGAAGTGGGCGGTCTCGTCGCGGACAACCGCGGTTGGCTCATCGCCCACGCGCCTTCGCACTGCATGGAGATGATCGCGCTCCTCGCGGACGGGTATGCCGAGTCGTGGCGGCTGCTGGCCGAAGACCTGCGCCGGGAGAAGACCACGCTCGGGCTGTGA
- a CDS encoding cytochrome P450 — protein MPGLAEGGVVEYRELGCWVVTDPATTRAALGERRLSSASLARCLDLYMSGPARDRYGRLEEILTQWLVQIDGPDHAELRKRLSPALSPARVRAFEPEIERIVDEALDRLAAAAHPDAVAAVSDVIPAKVMGRLLTLPDVDVALLYQWTRAVSTFLDGVYREGAADRAQRALGEMFEQLAAVSAEGGQAGGIWDHLAEGTHRLATASMMLFGGLETTASLLGSVLHHVLAEPATAARIRAEGAPAAQAVTEEVLRTRPPLSHVARVARSDLDIGGRRIAAGDLVLLSLNGHDVIGAPHASAAADQQAHAFGYGIHYCLGAALARAEATVLLTRFCTRYPHARAVGPEPAWGGNSTYLRFEELRLDLGAPAVG, from the coding sequence ATGCCTGGTCTAGCGGAGGGCGGCGTCGTCGAATACCGGGAGCTCGGCTGCTGGGTGGTGACCGACCCGGCGACGACGCGCGCGGCTCTCGGCGAGCGGCGGCTGTCCTCGGCCAGCCTCGCCCGCTGCCTGGACCTCTACATGAGCGGCCCGGCGAGGGACAGGTACGGCAGGCTCGAGGAGATCCTGACGCAGTGGCTCGTCCAGATCGACGGCCCCGACCACGCCGAGCTGCGCAAGAGGCTCAGCCCGGCGCTCTCCCCGGCCCGGGTCCGGGCCTTCGAGCCGGAGATCGAGCGGATCGTCGACGAGGCGCTGGACCGGCTGGCCGCGGCCGCGCACCCCGACGCCGTGGCCGCGGTCTCCGACGTCATCCCGGCCAAGGTGATGGGGCGGCTGCTGACGCTCCCGGACGTCGACGTGGCACTGCTCTACCAGTGGACGCGGGCCGTCTCCACCTTCCTCGACGGCGTGTACCGCGAGGGTGCCGCCGACCGGGCGCAGCGGGCCCTCGGCGAGATGTTCGAGCAACTCGCCGCGGTCAGCGCGGAAGGAGGTCAGGCGGGCGGCATCTGGGACCACCTGGCGGAGGGGACCCACCGGCTGGCGACCGCGTCGATGATGCTCTTCGGCGGCCTGGAGACGACCGCCTCGCTGCTCGGCAGCGTGCTGCACCATGTGCTCGCCGAGCCCGCGACGGCGGCCCGGATCCGCGCGGAGGGCGCCCCGGCGGCGCAGGCGGTCACCGAGGAGGTGCTCAGGACCCGGCCCCCGCTCAGCCACGTCGCCCGCGTGGCCCGCTCGGATCTCGACATCGGCGGGAGGCGCATAGCGGCCGGCGACCTCGTGCTGCTGTCCCTCAACGGGCACGACGTCATCGGCGCGCCCCACGCGTCGGCGGCCGCCGACCAGCAGGCGCACGCTTTCGGCTACGGGATCCACTACTGCCTGGGGGCCGCGCTGGCCCGCGCCGAGGCCACGGTGCTGCTGACCCGGTTCTGCACGCGATACCCGCACGCCAGGGCGGTCGGGCCCGAACCTGCCTGGGGCGGCAACTCGACGTATCTGCGCTTTGAGGAACTCCGCCTCGACCTCGGCGCACCCGCGGTGGGCTGA
- a CDS encoding ACP S-malonyltransferase gives MSTDRTPGSALVFPGQGSQTPGMGQALAASCPAAREAYELASGILGYDLLAACRDEHGELADTTVAQPAVLVHSVATWRALADGRDGPGDIVALAGHSLGEISALVCAGSLDLGRAVTLVQRRAGLMAATPGGGMSVVIGLRPREVERVCGQVSRPGRVVVLANVNSAEQTVISGHRAAVAAASESLAAQGGVVRPLRVGVAPHSPLMEAAAAPYARAVEAAEPGGCALPVVSSTDGIAYRTGAEAAERLVQQLTRCVSWPSAVEGLLGLGVRTIVELGPKTVLRDLIRSAHPGLTVLSCGDPDSVATARLVLASAARRQPGGRVDRRAADDFLTGCLRLAVGTPSPRTSSPAEFDSTVRRPYQELTGMLDAIRSRSQSDGAHVRADVLVEGTRRVMALLDAKGIGGERCRELVDGLAVAAGVKEEVVACLV, from the coding sequence GTGAGCACGGACCGCACCCCGGGGAGCGCCCTGGTCTTCCCCGGCCAGGGCTCGCAGACCCCCGGCATGGGCCAAGCCCTCGCCGCCTCCTGCCCGGCGGCGCGGGAGGCGTACGAGCTGGCATCCGGCATCCTCGGCTACGACCTGCTCGCCGCCTGCCGGGACGAGCACGGCGAACTCGCCGACACCACGGTCGCCCAGCCCGCCGTCCTCGTGCACAGCGTCGCCACCTGGCGCGCGCTCGCGGACGGACGGGACGGCCCCGGCGACATCGTCGCGCTGGCGGGGCACAGCCTCGGCGAGATCTCCGCCCTGGTGTGCGCCGGGTCGCTGGACCTCGGGCGGGCGGTCACCCTCGTGCAGCGCCGGGCCGGCCTGATGGCCGCCACGCCCGGCGGCGGCATGAGTGTGGTCATCGGCCTGCGGCCGCGGGAAGTCGAGCGCGTCTGCGGGCAGGTCTCCCGCCCGGGGCGGGTCGTCGTCCTGGCGAACGTCAACTCGGCCGAGCAGACCGTCATCAGCGGCCACCGGGCCGCCGTGGCCGCCGCCTCGGAGTCGCTGGCCGCCCAGGGCGGCGTGGTGCGCCCGCTGCGGGTCGGCGTCGCGCCGCACAGCCCGCTCATGGAAGCCGCCGCGGCCCCGTACGCGCGGGCCGTCGAAGCGGCGGAACCCGGCGGGTGCGCCCTCCCGGTGGTCTCCTCGACCGACGGGATCGCCTACCGCACGGGCGCGGAGGCCGCCGAGCGGCTGGTCCAGCAGCTGACCCGGTGCGTGTCCTGGCCGAGCGCCGTCGAGGGACTGCTCGGCCTGGGTGTGCGGACGATCGTCGAACTCGGGCCGAAGACGGTCCTGCGCGACCTGATCAGGTCGGCGCATCCCGGGCTCACCGTGCTGTCCTGCGGCGACCCGGACTCGGTGGCCACCGCGCGCCTCGTCCTGGCCTCCGCCGCCAGGCGGCAGCCGGGCGGCCGGGTGGACCGGCGGGCCGCCGACGACTTCCTCACCGGGTGCCTGCGGCTGGCCGTGGGGACCCCGTCCCCGCGCACGTCCTCGCCGGCGGAGTTCGACAGTACGGTCCGCCGCCCCTACCAGGAGCTGACAGGCATGCTCGACGCGATCAGGTCCCGGTCGCAGAGCGACGGGGCGCACGTGCGGGCCGACGTCCTGGTGGAGGGGACACGGCGCGTCATGGCGCTGCTGGACGCCAAAGGCATCGGCGGCGAGCGGTGCCGCGAACTGGTGGACGGCCTCGCCGTCGCCGCCGGCGTCAAGGAGGAGGTCGTGGCATGCCTGGTCTAG